A DNA window from Hoplias malabaricus isolate fHopMal1 chromosome 5, fHopMal1.hap1, whole genome shotgun sequence contains the following coding sequences:
- the LOC136696834 gene encoding LOW QUALITY PROTEIN: acidic leucine-rich nuclear phosphoprotein 32 family member B-like (The sequence of the model RefSeq protein was modified relative to this genomic sequence to represent the inferred CDS: inserted 1 base in 1 codon; deleted 1 base in 1 codon): protein MDMKKRIYLELRNRTPSDVKELVLDNCRSDEGKMEGLTADFVNLEFLSLINXGLTSIANLPKLSKLKKLELSDNRISGGLEVLAEKLPNLTHLNLSGNKLKDLSTLEPLRNLNRLKSLDLFNCEVTTLDDYRGSVFKLLPQITYLDGYDPEDKEVSDSEVEGGEEDDDEVNSEGDEEEDEDEEEDFDEEDDEDEDISGDEEEDSGQEEELDDEEDEDEDEENKGEKRKRDPEDEDEDEEDED, encoded by the exons ATGGACATGAAGAAACGGATCTACCTGGAGCTGCGGAACCGGACTCCTTCAGAC GTGAAGGAGCTGGTGCTGGACAACTGCCGGTCGGACGAGGGGAAGATGGAGGGGCTGACGGCGGACTTCGTGAACCTGGAGTTCCTCAGTTTGATAA GGGGTCTGACGTCCATCGCCAACCTGCCCAAACTGTCCAAGCTGAAGAAG CTGGAGCTGAGCGATAACCGGATCTCTGGAGGACTCGAGGTACTGGCTGAGAAACTCCCCAACCTCACGCACCTCAACCTCAGCGGGAACAAGCTGAAGGACCTGTCCACCCTCGAACCCCTG AGGAACCTCAACCGCCTGAAGAGTCTGGACCTGTTCAACTGTGAGGTCACGACCCTGGACGACTACAGAGGGAGCGTGTTTAAGCTCCTCCCCCAGATCACCTACCTGGACGGGTACGACCCCGAGGAC AAAGAGGTGTCTGACTCTGAAGTAGAGGGAGGcgaggaagatgatgatgaag TGAACTCTGAGGGagatgaggaggaagatgaagacGAAGAGGAGGATTTtgatgaagaagatgatgaagatgaagacatCAGTGGGGACGAG gaggaAGACTCTGGTCAGGAAGAAGAGTTGGAtgatgaggaggatgaagacg AGGACGAGGAGAAtaaaggagagaagaggaaacgAGACCCTGAGGATGAGGACGAGGACGAAGAGGATGAAGATTGA
- the sh3gl2b gene encoding LOW QUALITY PROTEIN: SH3 domain containing GRB2 like 2b, endophilin A1 (The sequence of the model RefSeq protein was modified relative to this genomic sequence to represent the inferred CDS: inserted 2 bases in 1 codon): MSVAGLKKQFHKATQKVSEKVGGAEGTKLDDDFKEMEKKVDTTSRAVLDIMTKTTEYLQPNPASRAKLSMINTMSKIRGQEKGPGYPQAESVLGDAMQKFGRELGEESSFGLALIDAGEAMRELGEVKDALDMEVKQNFIDPLQNLHDKDIKEIQHHLKKMEGRRLDFDYKKKRQGKVTDDEIKQALEKFDESKEIAEQSMFNLLESDIEQVSQLAALVKAQLEYHRQAADILQQLSSKMEDRIKEASCKPRKEFIPKPRMELQLPSENHNGGIHTAKSPARSPAPLDQPCCRALYDFEPENEGELGFKEGDIITLTNQIDDNWYEGMIHGSXGLLPINYVDILVPLPH; encoded by the exons AAAGTTAGTGAGAAGGTGGGTGGAGCGGAAGGCACCAAACTAGACGATGACTTCAAGGAGATGGAGAAG aaagtGGACACCACTAGCAGGGCGGTGCTGGACATCATGACCAAAACTACAGAATATCTGCAACCAAACccag cgTCCAGGGCGAAGCTCAGTATGATTAATACGATGTCAAAGATCCGTGGTCAGGAGAAGGGGCCGGGATACCCACAGGCAGAGAGCGTCCTCGGAGACGCCATGCAGAAATTCGGCCGTGAACTCGGGGAGGAGTCCAGCTTTG gtctggCTCTGATCGATGCGGGCGAGGCAATGCGGGAGTTGGGGGAGGTGAAGGACGCGTTGGATATGGAGGTCAAACAGAACTTCATCGACCCTCTGCAGAACCTGCACGACAAAGACATCAAGGAGATCCAG caCCACCTGAAGAAGATGGAGGGCAGGCGTTTGGATTTTGACTATAAGAAGAAGCGCCAGGGGAAAGTGACAGATGACGAGATCAAGCAGGCGCTGGAGAAGTTTGACGAGTCCAAAGAGATCGCAGAGCAGAGCATGTTCAACCTGCTGGAGAGCGAT atagAGCAGGTGAGTCAGCTGGCGGCGCTGGTGAAGGCTCAGCTGGAGTATCACAGACAGGCCGCCGACATTCTCCAGCAGCTCTCCAGCAAGATGGAGGACAG gataAAGGAGGCGTCCTGTAAACCCAGGAAGGAATTCATCCCTAAACCCCGCATGGAGCTGCAGTTACCCAGTGAAAACCACAATGGAGGAATACACACAGCTAAATCACCTGCACGATctccag ctcctctggATCAGCCGTGCTGCCGCGCTCTGTACGACTTCGAGCCGGAGAACGAGGGCGAGCTGGGCTTTAAGGAGGGTGACATCATCactctgaccaatcagatcgACGACAACTGGTACGAGGGCATGATCCACGGCAG CGGGCTTCTTCCCATCAACTACGTGGACATCCTGGTGCCTCTGCCCCACTAG